Sequence from the Aspergillus nidulans FGSC A4 chromosome III genome:
AATTGCTTGGTAACCATGGTTTGTTTCGTAGACTACTTTAGCAGGACCAGTCGCGCAACCTGGAGGATCAATATGAGTGGGATGACCAGTGCGGTGACGGGTTAAGCCACGATCACGCTGATAGCGCAAGAGTGGGTGACTATGGGGCACAACAAGGATGGCCCTGATGGCCCGCTTTAATCTCACCTTCGTCCCCTAAACCTGAGATGCAATTTTTCTTGAATCTTGTACACTGGTCAAATAATTGGAATGTCTTCTTCTAAAGTATTTATTCGCTGATTCTAGTACGCTGGAGCTAGAATAAATTTGGGCAGTCAGGCGCATCCTGAGGCTAACTTCAAGGAGCACCAGATCAGTTCATATTTCCTCACTGAAAGTGCTTATCGAATAAAGTCCCTAATGGTGGAGAAATTATAGTCCGGTTATGTGCTATGGCGCCAATggggctggagaggcagaCTTGGGTGCTGGCACGAAGGTCCGCGAAACCGCCTCGTTGAAATTCACCATACCATCCAACACGGTTTCGTCCATGCTCAGGCCGCTCTGCACGTTGGTCCGTAAACCATTTTCCAGCCCGCGTAATCCACCAAAAGCGCCAAAAGCGCCGAAGTTCTTAGGGTTCAAGAGTTTATCCAGCTGGCCGGGCGAGAAGGCGAACTTGTTGTTTTCCACTTCCGAGTCAGGATCCCCACTGAATTCCGGTCTAAGAGTGTCTCCCTTATCGGCAGAATTGTCCTTGCGGTTGAGTTTGTGAGTCGACGCGCGCACATCAATGTCTCCCACAACGTTACTTGACGATTGAGTGCCGTACCCTGGCTGTCCTGATCCCCCACGAGGCAGTGCGAGGAGCCCGGACCGCGACGAGCAATGAGGCTTGGCCATGTGAGCTTATACGGCTTGATATCGGCCTTTTGTAGTAAGAAGCGTTCAATAGAAGATTTGATGTGCAAGTAGGGAGGTATGGAGGTAAGGGGGATATGGGAGGTCGCCGCGCCAGTGAACTAATCCGAACGGAAAACTACcgaaggaaaaaagaaatgaCAAGATAAGTATGAGGGGGCAAGGATTGAATTATAGGGTCGATATAACTGGGGTTTATACCGGCCGGAAACTGACAAGAACTCCCCTCATGCAGTCACTGGGAAAATACTTGAATGCATGTCGTGATGATGTGACAATCGGAGCTT
This genomic interval carries:
- a CDS encoding uncharacterized protein (transcript_id=CADANIAT00005296), with the protein product MAKPHCSSRSGLLALPRGGSGQPGYGTQSSSNVVGDIDVRASTHKLNRKDNSADKGDTLRPEFSGDPDSEVENNKFAFSPGQLDKLLNPKNFGAFGAFGGLRGLENGLRTNVQSGLSMDETVLDGMVNFNEAVSRTFVPAPKSASPAPLAP